The DNA region CCGGAAGCGTCAAGGTCACTGACACCAACACCCGTATCTCGATCGTCAACGAGCCGCTCAGCGGCTCCACGATGACCGTGAAGGTCGGACCTTCGGGCAAGTAGTCCGCAACACCGCAGGTCAGAACTTGATCGGCCGTCGCCCTCTAGCGGGGCGGCGGCCGATCGTGTTTAGGTGCGTCCTACCTGATCCTTATTGACGCGATGTCTCACGGGGGAGCGCGAAGCATGGCAGGCGGCGGTTTCTGCAGATTGCCCAACGGCACGGTGGTGGTGGCGCTCGCCCTGAACGGGCCGGCCGACGGAGCCGGGCCGGGGGCCCCGGTACGCGTGCTGGTCCACGCGGTCAACCGGGCGCGCGCCCTGACCCGGCTGCGCAACCTCGGGCTGCGCGCCGTCTACCTCAGGGGCAACGCCCAGCCGCCCACCCCCGACGAGATCACGGCGGTCCTGCACCACCCGGACGGGCTGCTGTGGCGCACGGCGCCCCAGACCGGCCAGGAGCTCCGGCACCAGGAGCTCTGGCACCCGATCCGGGCCCTGCTGGGCCCCGCCGGATACGCGGGGCCGGCCCGGCCGGCCGCCTGAGGGCCGCCGGAAGCCGGGTCAGACGACCGGCTTCCCGGACAGCTCCACACCCGCCGTACGCAGCTCTTCCAGGGCCCGCTCCGTCGTCCCCTCGGCCACGCCGGCGGTCAGGTCCAGCAGCACATGCGTCGTGAAGCCCTCACGGGCCGCGTCCAGGGCGGTGGCGCGCACGCAGTGGTCCGTGGCGATACCGACGACGTCGACCTCCGTCACGGACCGCTCGCGCAGCCACTCGGCGAGCCCGGTCCCGTTCTCGTCGACACCCTCGAAGCCGCTGTACGCGGCGGCGTACGCCCCCTTGTCGAAGACGGTGTCGATGGCGCCGGAGGCGACCGCCGGAGCGAAGTTCGGGTGGAAGCCGACCCCCTCGGTACCGGCGACGCAGTGCACCGGCCAGGAGTGCTCGAAGTCCGGCGTGGCGGAGAAGTGGTCACCCGGGTCGATGTGGTGGTCACGGGTGGCCACCACATGGCGGTAGCCGGGCTGTGCCTCGCCGATCAGGTCGGTGATGGCGGCGGCGACATCGGCGCCGCCCGCCACCGCGAGGCTGCCGCCCTCGCAGAAGTCGTTCTGAACGTCGACGACGATCAAGGCGCGATGCATGACGGGTGTCCTTCGGTGGGGGTTCGGCTCGGACGTTCGGCGGGGGAGCTGGGATACGGGGGAGCAGGAGAGCGGGGAGCTGGGATGCGGGGGAGCGGGGGAGGCGGTCACGGGGGACGGGTGAGGATGCCATCGAGCCTAGAGACTCGGTGGGGTCTGCGGGAGGGGGCACACCCGTCGGGTGTGCGCGCCCGTGACACCCCCGCCCTCTCAGACGTACTCCGTGGGGATCACCGGCTCGCCCCGCGACAGCTGCATCGCCGACATCGGCAGCCCCGACCGGGCCGCGATGTGCCGCTCGCGCGCCGCCTCCAGCGGCTCCCGGGCGATCACCTCGCCGCCCCTGACCAGCTCCACCTGGAGCTGCCTGCCGACCGGCTCCGCCGGTAGGTCACCGGTGCCGATCACCTCGGCCTCGGCCACCCCGTACTCGTCCAGCCGGCGCGCCGCCCACTTGCGGCCGCCCCGGGACGACTTCGCGCCGAGCGACTTCTTCACGACCGGCACCAGCGGATCGGCGGGATCGGCGGACCCCGCACGCGCGACCAGCTTGTAGACCATCGAACACGTCGGGTGCCCGCTCCCGGTGACCAGCTGCGTGCCCACCCCGTAGGCGTCGACCGGCGCGGCGGCCAGCGAGGCGATCGCGTACTCGTCCAGGTCCGACGTCACCACGATCTTCGTCTCCGTGGCACCCAGCTCGTCCAGCTGCTGCCGCACCCGGTGCGCGACCAGCAGCAGGTCGCCCGAGTCGATCCGTACGGCGCCGAGCTCCGGCCCGGCGATCTCCACGGCCGTACGGACGGCCTCGGTCACGTCGTACGTGTCGACCAGCAGCGACGTGCCCCGGCCCAGCGAGTCCACCTGCGCCCTGAACGCGTCCCGCTCGCTGTCGTGCAGCAGCGTGAAGGCGTGGGCGCTCGTCCCGACGGTCGGGATGTTGTACCGGAAGCCGGCCGCCAGGTCCGAGGTGGTGTGGAAGCCGCCGACGTACGCGGCGCGGGCGGAGGCCACCGCCGACAGCTCGTGGGTGCGCCGCGCCCCCATCTCGATCAGCCGGCGTCCGCTCGCCGCGGCCGACATCCGGGAGGCCGCGGCGGCGATCGCGGAGTCGTGGTTGAGGATCGACAGGATCACGGTCTCCAGCAGCACGCACTCGGCGAAGGAGCCCTCGACCCGCAGGAGCGGCGAGCCCGGGAAGTACACCTCGCCCTCCGGGTAACCCCAGATGTCGCCGCCGAAGCGGTAGTCGGCCAGCCAGTCGATCGTGGCCGCGTCGACGATGCGCTGGTCGCGCAGGAAGGCGAGCATCTCGTCGTCGAAGTGGAAGTTCTCCACCGCGTCCAGCACCCGGCCGGTGCCCGCGACCACCCCGTAGCGCCGCCCCTCGGGCAGTCGCCGGGTGAAGGCCTCGAAGACGGAGCGCCGGTCCGCGGTGCCGGCCTTCAGTGCGGCCTGCACCATCGTGAGCTCGTACTGGTCGGTGAAGAGCGCGGTCGACGGCACACCGACCCGTCGCCCAAGGTCCGCTGAGTTCATGCCGGGGATGCTACTCCCTATTCGTCAAACTGACGAGATG from Streptomyces sp. B1I3 includes:
- a CDS encoding isochorismatase family protein, whose product is MHRALIVVDVQNDFCEGGSLAVAGGADVAAAITDLIGEAQPGYRHVVATRDHHIDPGDHFSATPDFEHSWPVHCVAGTEGVGFHPNFAPAVASGAIDTVFDKGAYAAAYSGFEGVDENGTGLAEWLRERSVTEVDVVGIATDHCVRATALDAAREGFTTHVLLDLTAGVAEGTTERALEELRTAGVELSGKPVV
- a CDS encoding nicotinate phosphoribosyltransferase, with translation MNSADLGRRVGVPSTALFTDQYELTMVQAALKAGTADRRSVFEAFTRRLPEGRRYGVVAGTGRVLDAVENFHFDDEMLAFLRDQRIVDAATIDWLADYRFGGDIWGYPEGEVYFPGSPLLRVEGSFAECVLLETVILSILNHDSAIAAAASRMSAAASGRRLIEMGARRTHELSAVASARAAYVGGFHTTSDLAAGFRYNIPTVGTSAHAFTLLHDSERDAFRAQVDSLGRGTSLLVDTYDVTEAVRTAVEIAGPELGAVRIDSGDLLLVAHRVRQQLDELGATETKIVVTSDLDEYAIASLAAAPVDAYGVGTQLVTGSGHPTCSMVYKLVARAGSADPADPLVPVVKKSLGAKSSRGGRKWAARRLDEYGVAEAEVIGTGDLPAEPVGRQLQVELVRGGEVIAREPLEAARERHIAARSGLPMSAMQLSRGEPVIPTEYV